One window from the genome of Burkholderiales bacterium encodes:
- the fabG gene encoding 3-oxoacyl-ACP reductase FabG has product NLAGAERIAAGIRAAGGGAETTHFDVADGRATVAALEPLLQGGAIQIVVNNAGIYEDANMAGMSAEQWRRVIAVSLDGFFNVTQPLLLPMLRTRWGRIVNISSVAGVIGNRGQTNYAAAKAGLHGATKSLAMEVASRGVTVNAVAPGIIESRAAATFSAEQIAAMVPMQRAGTPDEVASLVAFLVSDAASYISGQIISINGAMA; this is encoded by the coding sequence CAATCTTGCGGGCGCCGAACGGATCGCCGCCGGAATTCGTGCTGCCGGTGGCGGCGCCGAAACGACGCACTTCGATGTTGCCGATGGCCGGGCGACGGTTGCCGCGCTCGAGCCACTGCTGCAAGGCGGAGCGATCCAGATCGTCGTCAACAACGCCGGCATCTACGAAGATGCCAACATGGCAGGCATGTCGGCCGAACAATGGCGGCGCGTGATCGCGGTTTCCCTGGACGGCTTTTTCAACGTCACGCAGCCGTTGCTGCTGCCGATGCTGCGTACCCGGTGGGGCCGTATCGTCAATATTTCTTCGGTCGCCGGCGTGATCGGCAACCGCGGCCAAACCAACTACGCAGCGGCCAAGGCCGGCTTGCACGGTGCGACCAAATCGCTCGCCATGGAAGTCGCGTCGCGTGGCGTCACCGTCAATGCCGTCGCGCCGGGCATCATCGAATCGCGCGCGGCCGCAACGTTCAGCGCGGAACAGATCGCGGCGATGGTGCCGATGCAGCGCGCCGGTACGCCGGATGAGGTTGCGAGTCTGGTCGCTTTTCTGGTTTCGGATGCAGCGTCCTATATATCCGGTCAGATCATTTCGATCAACGGTGCGATGGCATGA
- a CDS encoding MipA/OmpV family protein — protein MPKRRNAVTLAAVVWFSAAQAKAEPLPLWEAGAGAAILNLTDYRGSNERKTYVLPVPYLVYRGEVLQVDRQKVRGLLYSSEIAEFDFSVGGSVPVDSEDNQARRGMPDLDPTLELGPSLNFFLYRSPTRQFNLDLRLPFRAVEATDFSGIHHQGWLFHPHLNIDLKGVVPGPGWNLGLLAGPLFGSRRYHEYFYGVAPQFATAERAPFAANGGYAGAQFIAALSKRFDNYWFGAFVKADTLEGAAFEDSPLVRKKNFLTGGFAFAWVFAKSGKLVDAKE, from the coding sequence ATGCCGAAGCGGCGTAACGCAGTAACGCTCGCCGCGGTAGTCTGGTTCTCCGCTGCCCAAGCGAAAGCCGAACCTCTGCCGTTATGGGAGGCGGGCGCCGGCGCCGCTATCCTTAATCTGACCGACTACCGCGGCTCGAACGAGCGCAAGACCTATGTGTTGCCGGTGCCTTACCTGGTCTATCGCGGCGAGGTGCTGCAAGTCGATCGGCAAAAGGTACGCGGACTGCTTTATTCCAGCGAGATCGCCGAGTTCGATTTCAGTGTCGGCGGTTCAGTCCCGGTCGATAGCGAAGACAACCAGGCGCGGCGCGGCATGCCCGACCTCGATCCCACTCTGGAACTCGGCCCATCCCTGAATTTTTTCCTGTATCGCAGCCCGACGCGCCAATTCAACCTCGACCTGCGGCTGCCTTTTCGCGCCGTCGAAGCGACCGATTTCAGCGGCATCCACCATCAAGGCTGGTTGTTTCATCCGCACCTCAATATCGATTTGAAAGGCGTCGTTCCCGGGCCGGGCTGGAATCTCGGGCTGCTGGCCGGGCCCTTGTTCGGCAGCCGGCGCTATCACGAATATTTCTACGGCGTGGCGCCGCAATTCGCTACCGCGGAACGCGCGCCTTTCGCTGCCAACGGCGGGTACGCCGGCGCGCAGTTCATTGCCGCGTTGAGCAAGCGTTTCGATAATTATTGGTTCGGCGCTTTCGTCAAGGCCGATACCCTCGAAGGCGCAGCGTTCGAGGACAGCCCGCTGGTCAGGAAAAAGAACTTTCTGACCGGCGGTTTCGCCTTCGCCTGGGTATTCGCGAAATCCGGCAAACTGGTGGACGCGAAGGAATAG
- a CDS encoding class I SAM-dependent methyltransferase: protein MTNAVDFAADDPIGAALRSVSSMFTPRPLDARMVELLAGYPPEACSEKLHYSIELIARYTEELAVDILQRLGAARELDNWRSGDELNRALAFEPQFADALVWLLHQAAEVGRIEAQSVGGGSPRYRRLSEPDDSRLASLRAAGLAIDPANEPTLTLLERVAALYPGLARGEVSADQVLFDLQHIELWLSYFNNANPAYAVNNWVAALAAVQRLDGNAKFRILEIGAGAGSASDILLGLLHQRGLAAQLERYVISEPSPFFRRRGERHLKRRFVGLPLEFVALDIDRPWSEQGFAAGEFDLVFGVNVMHVAKDLAFSLGEASAALRASGWLVLGECLRAAKPIFPELIFQTLASFRDVQTDPQFRPRPGFLSAAHWRLALAHARFTGIELTPAPERLLEICPNFLASAVSGQKPPI from the coding sequence ATGACCAATGCTGTTGATTTTGCGGCTGACGATCCCATAGGGGCCGCGCTGCGTTCTGTTAGCTCGATGTTCACACCGCGGCCGCTCGACGCGCGCATGGTTGAGCTGCTGGCCGGCTATCCGCCCGAAGCTTGTTCCGAGAAGCTGCATTACAGCATCGAACTCATCGCCCGTTATACAGAGGAGTTGGCAGTCGATATCTTGCAGCGTCTGGGCGCAGCCCGGGAGCTCGATAACTGGCGCAGCGGCGACGAATTAAACCGTGCTCTGGCGTTCGAGCCGCAATTCGCCGATGCTTTGGTATGGCTGCTGCATCAGGCGGCCGAGGTCGGCCGCATCGAGGCGCAAAGCGTGGGCGGCGGCAGCCCGCGCTATCGGCGGTTGAGCGAACCGGACGACAGCAGGCTCGCGTCGCTGCGTGCTGCCGGGCTCGCGATCGATCCCGCCAATGAGCCGACGCTGACGCTGCTCGAGCGCGTCGCGGCGCTTTATCCGGGACTGGCGCGCGGTGAGGTCTCGGCCGATCAGGTGCTGTTCGACCTGCAGCACATCGAGCTCTGGCTCAGCTATTTCAACAACGCCAACCCGGCGTACGCGGTCAACAACTGGGTCGCGGCGCTGGCCGCAGTGCAGCGACTCGACGGCAATGCGAAGTTTCGCATCCTTGAAATCGGCGCCGGCGCCGGCAGCGCAAGCGACATTTTGCTTGGCCTTCTGCATCAGCGCGGGCTCGCCGCGCAACTCGAGCGCTACGTGATCAGCGAACCCAGCCCGTTCTTTCGGCGGCGCGGTGAGCGTCATTTGAAGCGCCGCTTTGTTGGGCTGCCGCTGGAGTTCGTTGCCCTCGACATCGACCGTCCCTGGTCGGAACAGGGTTTCGCGGCAGGAGAATTCGATCTCGTATTCGGCGTCAACGTTATGCACGTCGCCAAAGATCTGGCGTTCAGCCTCGGCGAGGCGAGCGCTGCGCTGCGCGCCAGCGGTTGGCTGGTGCTGGGCGAGTGCCTGCGCGCGGCCAAGCCGATTTTTCCCGAACTGATTTTTCAAACGCTAGCCAGCTTTCGCGACGTCCAGACTGACCCGCAGTTTCGACCTCGACCCGGCTTTTTGAGCGCAGCCCACTGGCGCCTGGCGCTGGCGCACGCGCGCTTTACCGGCATCGAGCTTACGCCTGCGCCGGAACGCCTGCTCGAAATCTGTCCGAATTTTCTGGCGTCCGCGGTATCCGGGCAAAAGCCGCCCATCTGA